A DNA window from Hemibagrus wyckioides isolate EC202008001 linkage group LG11, SWU_Hwy_1.0, whole genome shotgun sequence contains the following coding sequences:
- the LOC131361940 gene encoding tubby-related protein 1-like isoform X1: MNQKPKKKKAESIPTESTGTDTKSKKSKNKKNGDLSAESCPATQKNGENVKKKKTEKEKESPQKEKAEPKKKAKSAPKKKKKSSSDDEDNSDGEEEMAIPQKKTKSKSLKDGSDGKEKDKDKKTKPKEEKEDKDNKGKSKTKKKEPAYLFQINGDKSTTKGKKKADRSDSEEPSDPENKTSKKKKKSSSNLGSMFQAGGEKDKDKDKDKRSKKNKSLAKAEESDDSESEVTQKKKKGKGKKGKKEERAPSPVIEFEDLEEFVLQPAQQGITVKCKVTRDKRGMDRGLYPTYYLHLDNEKKQVFLLAGRKRKKSTTSNYLISIDPTDLSRGGENYVGKLRSNLMGTKFTVFDNALHPDRALPDLSNARQELAAIIYETNVLGMKGPRRMTVIIPGMDKDGERVPIRPRNENDGLLIRQQNRNMENLIELRNKTPVWNEETSSHVLNFNGRVTQASVKNFQIVHSKDQDYIVMQFGRVADDAFTLDYNYPLCAVQAFAIALSSFDGKIACE; encoded by the exons ATGAACCAGAagcctaaaaagaaaaaagctgagTCTATTCCCACAGAGAGCACTGGGACAGACACTAAATCCAAAAAaagcaagaataaaaaaaatggagacCTGTCAGCAGAAAGCTGTCCTGCTACTCAAAAAA ATGgtgaaaatgtgaagaaaaaaaaaactgaaaaggaaaaagaatcCCCACAGAAGGAAAAAGCTGAGCCCAAAAAGAAAGCCAAAAGTgccccaaagaagaagaagaaaa GTTcaagtgatgatgaagataataGTGATGGTGAAGAAGAAATGGCAATACcccaaaagaaaacaaaatcaaaatccTTGAAGGATGGTTCTGATGGCAAAGAAAAAGACAAGGACAAGAAAACTAAACCTAAAG aggaaaaagaagacaaagacAATAAGGGAAAGTCTAAGACCAAAAAGAAGGAGCCAGCCTATTTGTTCCAGATAAATGGAGACAAATCCACCACCAAGGGTAAAAAGAAAG CTGATAGATCAGACAGTGAAGAGCCGAGTGATCCAGAAAACAAAACcagcaagaaaaagaaaaagagcagtTCGAACCTAGGGTCCATGTTCCAGGCTGGTGGAGAAAAGGATAAAGACAAGGACAAGGACAAAAGgtctaagaaaaacaaaa GTCTGGCAAAGGCAGAAGAGAGTGATGACTCAGAGTCTGAGGtgacacagaagaaaaaaaaggggaaaggaaaaaaggggaaaaag GAGGAACGAGCCCCTTCACCAGTCATTGAGTTTGAAGACCTGGAAGAGTTTGTGCTTCAGCCAGCACAGCAGGGTATcacagtgaaatgtaaagtgacccGAGACAAAAGAGGAATGGACCGTGGTCTTTATCCCACTTACTACCTTCATCTTGACAATGAAAAGAAG cagGTCTTTTTACTGGCGGGACGAAAACGTAAAAAGAGCACAACTTCCAACTACTTGATCTCAATCGATCCCACTGACCTCTCTAGAGGGGGTGAAAACTACGTAGGGAAATTAAG GTCCAATCTGATGGGCACTAAATTCACAGTATTTGATAATGCACTTCATCCTGATCGAGCACTTCCTGATTTGTCAAATGCAAGGCAGGAACTAGCAGCCATTATTTAT GAGACCAATGTGCTGGGAATGAAGGGTCCAAGGCGGATGACTGTCATTATCCCTGGAATGGACAAAGATGGAGAGCGAGTACCTATAAGGCCACGCAAT GAAAATGATGGCCTTCTGATTCGGCAGCAAAATAGGAACATGGAGAATTTGATAGAGCTTCGCAACAAGACACCTGTGTGGAACGAGGAGACATCGTCTCATGTGCTCAACTTTAATGGCAGAGTCACACAAGCCTCTGTAAAAAACTTCCAAATTGTTCATAGTAAAGACC AGGACTACATAGTGATGCAGTTTGGGAGAGTTGCAGATGATGCCTTCACCCTGGACTATAACTACCCTCTGTGTGCAGTGCAGGCCTTTGCTATCGCCCTCTCTAGTTTTGATGGCAAAATCGCCTGTGAGTGA
- the LOC131361940 gene encoding tubby-related protein 1-like isoform X2, with protein sequence MNQKPKKKKAESIPTESTGTDTKSKKSKNKKNGDLSAESCPATQKNGENVKKKKTEKEKESPQKEKAEPKKKAKSAPKKKKKSSSDDEDNSDGEEEMAIPQKKTKSKSLKDGSDGKEKDKDKKTKPKEEKEDKDNKGKSKTKKKEPAYLFQINGDKSTTKGKKKADRSDSEEPSDPENKTSKKKKKSSSNLGSMFQAGGEKDKDKDKDKRSKKNKSLAKAEESDDSESEVTQKKKKGKGKKGKKEERAPSPVIEFEDLEEFVLQPAQQGITVKCKVTRDKRGMDRGLYPTYYLHLDNEKKVFLLAGRKRKKSTTSNYLISIDPTDLSRGGENYVGKLRSNLMGTKFTVFDNALHPDRALPDLSNARQELAAIIYETNVLGMKGPRRMTVIIPGMDKDGERVPIRPRNENDGLLIRQQNRNMENLIELRNKTPVWNEETSSHVLNFNGRVTQASVKNFQIVHSKDQDYIVMQFGRVADDAFTLDYNYPLCAVQAFAIALSSFDGKIACE encoded by the exons ATGAACCAGAagcctaaaaagaaaaaagctgagTCTATTCCCACAGAGAGCACTGGGACAGACACTAAATCCAAAAAaagcaagaataaaaaaaatggagacCTGTCAGCAGAAAGCTGTCCTGCTACTCAAAAAA ATGgtgaaaatgtgaagaaaaaaaaaactgaaaaggaaaaagaatcCCCACAGAAGGAAAAAGCTGAGCCCAAAAAGAAAGCCAAAAGTgccccaaagaagaagaagaaaa GTTcaagtgatgatgaagataataGTGATGGTGAAGAAGAAATGGCAATACcccaaaagaaaacaaaatcaaaatccTTGAAGGATGGTTCTGATGGCAAAGAAAAAGACAAGGACAAGAAAACTAAACCTAAAG aggaaaaagaagacaaagacAATAAGGGAAAGTCTAAGACCAAAAAGAAGGAGCCAGCCTATTTGTTCCAGATAAATGGAGACAAATCCACCACCAAGGGTAAAAAGAAAG CTGATAGATCAGACAGTGAAGAGCCGAGTGATCCAGAAAACAAAACcagcaagaaaaagaaaaagagcagtTCGAACCTAGGGTCCATGTTCCAGGCTGGTGGAGAAAAGGATAAAGACAAGGACAAGGACAAAAGgtctaagaaaaacaaaa GTCTGGCAAAGGCAGAAGAGAGTGATGACTCAGAGTCTGAGGtgacacagaagaaaaaaaaggggaaaggaaaaaaggggaaaaag GAGGAACGAGCCCCTTCACCAGTCATTGAGTTTGAAGACCTGGAAGAGTTTGTGCTTCAGCCAGCACAGCAGGGTATcacagtgaaatgtaaagtgacccGAGACAAAAGAGGAATGGACCGTGGTCTTTATCCCACTTACTACCTTCATCTTGACAATGAAAAGAAG GTCTTTTTACTGGCGGGACGAAAACGTAAAAAGAGCACAACTTCCAACTACTTGATCTCAATCGATCCCACTGACCTCTCTAGAGGGGGTGAAAACTACGTAGGGAAATTAAG GTCCAATCTGATGGGCACTAAATTCACAGTATTTGATAATGCACTTCATCCTGATCGAGCACTTCCTGATTTGTCAAATGCAAGGCAGGAACTAGCAGCCATTATTTAT GAGACCAATGTGCTGGGAATGAAGGGTCCAAGGCGGATGACTGTCATTATCCCTGGAATGGACAAAGATGGAGAGCGAGTACCTATAAGGCCACGCAAT GAAAATGATGGCCTTCTGATTCGGCAGCAAAATAGGAACATGGAGAATTTGATAGAGCTTCGCAACAAGACACCTGTGTGGAACGAGGAGACATCGTCTCATGTGCTCAACTTTAATGGCAGAGTCACACAAGCCTCTGTAAAAAACTTCCAAATTGTTCATAGTAAAGACC AGGACTACATAGTGATGCAGTTTGGGAGAGTTGCAGATGATGCCTTCACCCTGGACTATAACTACCCTCTGTGTGCAGTGCAGGCCTTTGCTATCGCCCTCTCTAGTTTTGATGGCAAAATCGCCTGTGAGTGA